The stretch of DNA ccctcaccgtggacatttTAATAACCCCTACCcctcctaaagttgtccacgtggtatatggACGGCCCCTAAAGGGAAATGCCTAAATCATTGATCGATTATCATTAAAATTGGAGAATTAGACATCTCTAGTTATACGACTTAATGCTGCTTCTATTCTTTATTCATTACTGTAAAACTGGCAACATGGCTGAGTTTCCTCTATGGAGAAGGTTCTCTACAGTTCATCAGTTTTAGCTGCAAAACCAAAACAAAGAATCTGCGTCATCGATTGCTCCAAATCGAttgtcatcaaatataatttcgtCGCATTTTTGTAGGACGATTCGCTTGGAAATGTTTCTCAAGAAAATGTTCTACAAGGCAACATCGTCTCTGCTTTTCCTTCTCCTACGACTAGTTTTATCTGCAAATGGCCAAGTTTTCTACTACCAGCCAGAGCAGATTCACCTTGCTTTTGGGGAGTCCACCAACGAAATTACAGTTACATGGAGCACGATGACCGCAACGAATGAATCGATTGTAGAGTACGGAATCGGTGGCTTGGTTTTGAGGTTGGAAAAAGTTGATGCATTACTTTCAAACTTTTCATTAACACTTTTTATTTGCAGAGCTACTGGATCAGAGGAAAAGTTCGAAGACGGGGGACCTAAAAAACATACCCAGTATATCCACAGAGTGGTACTGAAAGATCTTGAACCTGCAGTGCGATACGAGTATCACTGCGGCAGTAATGTCGGCTGGTCACCAGAGTTTTACTTCCACACGGTCCCGGAAGGGACCGATTGGTCTCCATCGTTAGCAATTTTCGGAGATATGGGTAACGAGAATGCCCAGTCTATGGCCAGACTGCAGGAGGATACGCAACGCCACATGTACGATGCGATCATCCATGTCGGAGATTTTGCATACGATATGAATTCTGAGAATGCTGTTGTGGGAGATCAATTTATGAACCAGATCGAATCAATTGCGGCATACACACCGTATATGGTGTGCGCTGGAAATCACGAAGAAAAATAGTGAGTACCCATTGATGTTTTTAGACTACAAAGTTCAGCCGCCGCTAAGGTGCTCTCTATTACACTATATATAATTTCGATCCATCACCCACAGCAACTTCTCCAACTATCGTGCCCGCTTCAGTATGCCCGGTGGCACGGACAGTTTGATGTACAGCTTCAACCTCGGTCCGGTTCATTTCATTGGTTTCTCCACCGAGGTGTACTATTTTATGAACTACGGTCTGAAAACACTGGTAGCTCAGTACGAGTGGCTTAGTCGAGACCTGGAGGAGGCGAACCGACCGGAGAATCGAGCCCAGCGGCCGTGGATTGTCACATACGGACATCGACCGATGTACTGCAGCAATGATAACGATAACGATTGCACCCATAGTGAGACACTGGTGCGTGTTGGGCTTCCATTCACGCATTGGTTCGGTCTGGAGGAACTGTTTTACAAGCACGGTGTGGACGTCGAGATTTGGGCCCACGAGCACTCGTACGAGCGACTCTGGCCAATCTACGATTACAAGGTAAAGCTTGATCCTTCAGCAATGCTTGCATACTTCGCATGACAAAAAGTTTGCACTATAGAGGCAATTTGCTAGCGAATTTATCGTTTTCATGCCAGCATACAGCGGTCGATTCAACTTTTAGCTTTCTATCCCTCACAAGCAGTCTGTTGCTAACGACACTCTTTTTTCACAGGTCTATAATGGCTCACGGGAGGAGCCATATCACAATCCGAAAGCGCCCGTCCATTTGGTAACGGGTTCGGCCGGTTGCAAAGAGGGCCGCGAGCCCTTCATCCGCAAGGCACCCGAGTGGAGCGCAATTCACAGTCGCGACTATGGCTATACCAGAATGAAGGCTCACAATAAAACCCATTTGTATTTCGAACAAATTTCGGTAGACAAGGAAGGTGCCATCATCGACTCTTTCACTATCGTCAAAGACCAGGACATAGCATCGAGGATGCACTATGGAAATCACGAAGAAGATTGATGGGCAGCATCATTATATCTTCGATAATAATCATATGTTTATACTTTCCAAAGACAAACGCGTTATATATCAATTATCAGGATATTAGAACATTATTTTCTTAGAGAAAACATGcgtttattatttaaaaaatgaatcatatttttatttgaagtcCAGGCGACAAAAATGGACTAACGATTGGAAACTCGGGACGTGTAATTGTCGATTTCGTAATTTCAACGGAATTTCGGATTTTCCGATTTAGgttgttttcacgcaactagtaaatgcaaatcgatttgtttttcatgaaaataacatataatcaatacgagtttgggtttgttgagaagtctcccaagtctctagttgctaatactaccataaggcgttaaaattattcatttttttctttttttcatttttttaactttttaacGAAAacgtttttaacgattttccttaaagagaaattatgatcatgattTATCCAGCTCTCATCatggtttttccaaaaaattatcatggtttgtccggttttagaaatcactatttttgaatgaaaaaatctaattttcaagtagatgttgcatttatcattgtacgagtttactgtcatcatattgattcattcgtAACTAAGGATTTCTTCTGAATATTGCCCTTTTTTGGGCatattaaaagtgttcacctcaacattCTCAACGCAGAGAaattttatttctgctatgcgcgaaggacacaataaacaaactacaGCGCGCCAAGCCTCATAGAAATCATCTGAACAAAACAAtattagtgaatcggacaactcatgatcagaattgagatcatcgaaatgcgttaattacatgatttagctatgtaaatctgatacaaatggtgtgcaagcatgacagtatttgtaagtgttataatccaaaaaaaggtctgaatacgtgccaaataataatctggtgattgattaaaagttagctcaaatgagaggcgcattgacaccaatagaaggtggattttacaATCCTTTTAAATATGTGAATTCGTTAAAATGTACTATAAAAccactgtaaatcatgaaacattcgaatatctgatttgacacaggtgtgctgaataagagcattcaaaacattggacaaaccatgatcgtattttcgactggacaaaccaaaatcatttaccttactcgTGTGCTTTCCGAAATATTGAAGAACCGCAAGTTTGACATCGTATCGCTGCAGGAAGTGTGTTGGAGTGGATCTAACGTACGTACGTACGTACGTACGTTTCGCGATGGTCAAACCATCCACCAGAGCTGCGACAACACAAACGAACTAGGCATTCACTGTGATGGGTAATATGCAGAAGCGTGTGATTAGGTGGTGACCAATCAACCCAAGAGTGGGCAGATTGAGGATTGAGGGTCGATTCTTCAACATCAGCAC from Toxorhynchites rutilus septentrionalis strain SRP chromosome 3, ASM2978413v1, whole genome shotgun sequence encodes:
- the LOC129776202 gene encoding acid phosphatase type 7, with product MFLKKMFYKATSSLLFLLLRLVLSANGQVFYYQPEQIHLAFGESTNEITVTWSTMTATNESIVEYGIGGLVLRATGSEEKFEDGGPKKHTQYIHRVVLKDLEPAVRYEYHCGSNVGWSPEFYFHTVPEGTDWSPSLAIFGDMGNENAQSMARLQEDTQRHMYDAIIHVGDFAYDMNSENAVVGDQFMNQIESIAAYTPYMVCAGNHEEKYNFSNYRARFSMPGGTDSLMYSFNLGPVHFIGFSTEVYYFMNYGLKTLVAQYEWLSRDLEEANRPENRAQRPWIVTYGHRPMYCSNDNDNDCTHSETLVRVGLPFTHWFGLEELFYKHGVDVEIWAHEHSYERLWPIYDYKVYNGSREEPYHNPKAPVHLVTGSAGCKEGREPFIRKAPEWSAIHSRDYGYTRMKAHNKTHLYFEQISVDKEGAIIDSFTIVKDQDIASRMHYGNHEED